The segment TATTAATAGGGGCTTTCATGTATTAATGTCATCTcctatgacaactttcagtattACATATCATCGAGGCGGAGAAAAGATCACAACCCTGCAGACAACAGGTATATGCAGGTATATCACTGTATTCCATATTCGTCTGACGTTGATTGGTCAAACGCTAACATCACTGGtagttcctatagtgctggtttagactCACCCACACCCTGACTTGCCACCACCTTCTGGtggttttagtttcatatttaaagtgtgtttttgatttcaaaaacattaaatatgtcaatgttttatttttaaaacaacaaaacattatttatgtatttataactgcaggttaaatgcatttatgtcccctctgagctgcattaaacagtctgtgtaaatgCCATTTCAGATGCAGCTTGTTTCTCTGAAttgcaaagatggattttgttgaCTATGATTTCATTTATACAATGCTTAGGGTCATTATAACGGTTACATTTCTTACCTGCATAGAAGTGATAAAACGGCCACCAAACAGCACTGTTGGGGATGTATGTGAGGAGAGATGCCACATATCCTCGGTAGAACCCACGAATGCCATCCGCAGCAAATATCTGCCCAATAATGTTTCTCGTCTGGCCGAAAAATACAGGGTGCTTTGCTTCCAATGCTGTTTCAGGTTTAATTTTAAAGCGGGTTAGATGCTCCCCTTGGCCTTGCATCATGAGCTGCTGTGATATGACATCTATGGGAACAGTAATGCTCTGGGCCACCAGTGATGCTGAGCCTCCCGCCACTAATGACTTCAGCGTATTGTCCTTAGAATAGTTGGAAACATATTTCCTTACCAGTTCGTAAGTGGTTATGTATGCCTGTCCTGATATGAGTGTGAACGTGGTCACCATGAAGCCCCTGTAAAGTCCTCTCAGACCTTCAGCTCTGAGAATTTTACAGAAGGCATCGTAGGTCCCAGAGTAGAGCGATTTCCCCTTCTGAACCTGCAGCCTGGTGCGTATCAGCGTGGCCGGGTAGACCGTGGCGCGGATGGCCATGGTCATGAATACTCCAAAGGAGTAGAACTTGCGTTTGTCCAAGTCCTCCCATTCTATGATCTGAATGTTGCGTTTCTGCTGCATGTTTCTTGCCTGCAGCGCCTGACATCAGCCCCAGGCCACCtgggaaataataataataataaatatttatttgtatagcacttttcataCATGGAATGCAGCGCAAAGTGCTTCACAagcataaaaacaaatattggcaATACCATTTCACAAAATATCAATATAAAAATACTCAAAAGCAACTATAAAAAGGATCATAGAGTATACATGAtcatacaaaaacatttaaaaaaaacgtaCAATTTCACACAATGTTGTTATACACATTAGCAACTCATAAGCAAATATGTCTTAACCCGccttttaaaaatatgaatgcTGTCACTTAATTTGGTAGACAATTACAAAATGTGACAGCATAGTGGCTAAAAGAAGTACCACCGGATAACTTGAGATTTACCATATAATGTGCCAGAAGACAAGCACTACTAGAGGATCATAAACTACAAATGGAACGAATCTCAACAGTCgtgatatataaatatgtaaaataataggGGATGAATAAGTGTCTTCAATGGATAGACCTGTttaactttctttcttctgtggaacacaaaagtagaTGTTATGCAGCATGTTAATGACTGACAGCCTTAGTCACCATTCACTTCtaatctccttttgtgtttcattaaaaaaagaaaagtcagTCACACCCTATGGTCACACCGGTTTGGTACAACATGATATAGAAGTTTGTTTAAACAAAAAGataattacatctttttaatcttacaattctgacttttttctaaaaaaattcagtttataactcccaattctgacatttatttctcacaaatgaagtttatatctcacaactaTGACTTGTAACTATGAGTTTTAAAGTCTGAAATTATGAGACAAACTTGCAAATGTGaggaaaaagtcacaattacctttattattattattttgaggaAACAAGTTCATACGATGACCGAATTTTCAtgtttgagtgaactatccctttaaattttaataagcACGTCTAAATGTGATGAGGATATGCTACTGCAAATGCAAGGAACTTCAAAAATCTACAGTCTTTACTAAAGCTGTATGatctgagaaaaacaaaaatactgcacatttttcaaaatatcttcgtttatgttccacagaagagagaaagtggaacgacatgaaggtaaataaatgatgactgaactttcatttttggttgaactgtcCCTTTCAGGCTTGTTGTTTCTGATACAAGCTGTAGTAGTGTTCGCTATTAGTTCTTAAAACCAACTAACGTTAACTTAGTAAGTGAAAGTGCACTCGATCTTTCTAAAGTCACACTGCTAGTGTTCATTAGCTTTCAGTCTACATACCTAAGCTAACTGCTGCTGGTTTTCTTTAACTTACACCGGTGCTGGTGTAAACACAATCTTTGTAACACAATACTGATTTCTAATGTTATGTTCAGATAAAAATGTCAGGGTTGACAATTCAGAGAATTCAGCTGTTTTATAAATGCACACAGCTCGCTTCAATAGCATGGTATGTAGTGGCTAGTTAGCACAACTGTCATGCGGCACAATGGACAGCCGGAATCAGCTTTATTATCGATGATCTCAGCTCGGTTACACTTCAACAACACCAATGAACGTCTTACCATGCAGCAGTGATGATTCAGTCATATAGCATATTTAGGCTGACATTGGTGTGTATGTTCAGCAGGACAGCAGCTCACTGGGTAGTGAACATGTCATGGTAGTGATGGTGATGACGCTGTCTGCGTCACTCCACTGAACTGACCAATCATAGCGCTCTGCTATGACTTTCCATTAAAGGTTAAAGTGCATCGACCGAAGTGTTAGAAATACCGCAATTGTCATGATTCACACgcaattgatttatttttttttaaaattcatattATTAGTATTAGTCTATATTTTATTTGCATAAATAATACAGCACACCGGCTAACTGGATGTGTTGCATATAGGGGAGGGTATGCTGCAACTCACGTCTACCTTCGATAAAACCATTGTGTTTCTACAAATGACCTTGATCAAGGTCAGATTTATTTCAGTCACTTCTTGTAACAACTAAGAAAGTCAATTTAATCAAAATTTGGTGAAATTACCTTAAGGTAATTATAtacaaatatgcattttttaggttttcattttttaattatattcagTTTGATTTCTTAttgttttgcaaatattttgcTCATGCAGATAACAAGAAATGAACAATAACATCTGGGGATAAGACTTCAGAGATGCAGATTTTTCAAAGGTAAGTAGGCCTATAGTTTATCACACCTTTTCTACTGTGATTTTACCTCTAAATTTTGGGTGAATGTTTTTAACTGGCTTTCAGTGGAAATTAATAATATTCATCCCTTAGTTTAAGGTAACATATTTTATAAGAATCCctagttttatattttgaatccCTAGTTTTCTGACCTTGTTAACATGGTAATTTTGGCGAGGAAATTGGAAGAAattaaaaacctttatttcttcATGATTTTGTGagattttttcattttcaaagttttaaatatttaaaaatagaaagACCTATGCTCACTTCTGTGACAAAATAtatactattttaatgatgtcctCTTTTACATCTTTGTCAAAGTCCATTCCGTTTCAAATCTtgctcatttcattttttttttttttttcaacaagtGTGTCTTGTGAAGTTGGTATTTTCCCTGTCTTGTGTTATAAATGTGCAAAATCTGTAAAAACAAAGAAGAGTCCCCCACTTCCTCTGAAACAAATTCTCCATATATGTAGCTTTCCATAATGTGGTGAACAAATATGAATGAATGCTGCTAGAGTGTAATATAGAAAGATTCCACTTCAAGCCAATGCTGTCAATAATCAGATACTATATTCTAATCAACTGACACGTTCATTAACACATCTCTTTGTGATTTTCAATATGTTCAATTGTTTTAACttctttctattttttttttatttttttatttgtagttttactggGAGACTGTCAATGACAATGATTCATAAAGTGCAATACAATGTCACATTACAGCATGCAGGTGTTGCTATAATTCAGattacatatatttattgtcagaGAACATAAGAACAGAGAACATAAGAACCACTGTTCAATGCAAATACAGCCATATtatttgagttattttgagcCACTTTGACAAACAACAACCTAGTTATTGCTATTAACACAtaatttaaaagtgaaatgGTGTGTTTCTTGAGGCAAACAAATTGACCCATACACTGAATCAGTTAGGTTAACATTACCCAGTTTTTCAGAGTTGCTGTAACCTAATTGCCCCTCTGCAATGTTAGTTTTTTGACAATAACtctgtttattgttttttttttttgcatttagtCCACTTAACAGTCCATAGAATTCTGTGTATTTTGAAGGCCTTGTAGTCATTCTTCAGATGAGTGAGTTTGTTGAATATCGTAGACCATAAGACGTAAATCTCCTGCAATAGATGCTATTAGATGATCTGGTTTTACAAGCTCAAAGCCAAGGTAGCAGAATGTTCTGGTAAGGGGCACTGTGGAGGAGACAAGAAGAAACCGCAATATTCTTAAAAAGCATCAGATTTTATGCGGTATAAAATTTATCATGATAACGTCTTAAAAGGCAGAAAGATGTAATGTATTGTGACTCTTTCTGATAGC is part of the Chanodichthys erythropterus isolate Z2021 chromosome 11, ASM2448905v1, whole genome shotgun sequence genome and harbors:
- the slc25a44b gene encoding solute carrier family 25 member 44b isoform X2, coding for MQQKRNIQIIEWEDLDKRKFYSFGVFMTMAIRATVYPATLIRTRLQVQKGKSLYSGTYDAFCKILRAEGLRGLYRGFMVTTFTLISGQAYITTYELVRKYVSNYSKDNTLKSLVAGGSASLVAQSITVPIDVISQQLMMQGQGEHLTRFKIKPETALEAKHPVFFGQTRNIIGQIFAADGIRGFYRGYVASLLTYIPNSAVWWPFYHFYAEQLSKMAPSDCPHLVLQAMAGPLAAATASTVTNPMDVIRARVQVISIAPDMYCLACATEWRAGHQSLRLLTS
- the slc25a44b gene encoding solute carrier family 25 member 44b isoform X1, with the protein product MQQKRNIQIIEWEDLDKRKFYSFGVFMTMAIRATVYPATLIRTRLQVQKGKSLYSGTYDAFCKILRAEGLRGLYRGFMVTTFTLISGQAYITTYELVRKYVSNYSKDNTLKSLVAGGSASLVAQSITVPIDVISQQLMMQGQGEHLTRFKIKPETALEAKHPVFFGQTRNIIGQIFAADGIRGFYRGYVASLLTYIPNSAVWWPFYHFYAEQLSKMAPSDCPHLVLQAMAGPLAAATASTVTNPMDVIRARVQVEGRTSVTETFNQLIREEGFWGMTKGLSARIISSTPTAIVMVVGYETLKKLSLRPELVDSRHW
- the slc25a44b gene encoding solute carrier family 25 member 44b isoform X3; translated protein: MQQKRNIQIIEWEDLDKRKFYSFGVFMTMAIRATVYPATLIRTRLQVQKGKSLYSGTYDAFCKILRAEGLRGLYRGFMVTTFTLISGQAYITTYELVRKYVSNYSKDNTLKSLVAGGSASLVAQSITVPIDVISQQLMMQGQGEHLTRFKIKPETALEAKHPVFFGQTRNIIGQIFAADGIRGFYRGYVASLLTYIPNSAVWWPFYHFYAVV